The Lolium perenne isolate Kyuss_39 chromosome 6, Kyuss_2.0, whole genome shotgun sequence genome segment GAGAactcctcggaagagcaaccgtCGCTCTCTTCGACTTCTGCGATGTCGTTCATCCAAgctcaataagacccgtacgtaGGCACTTTCGGATCTTCAACCGGCCGCCATTCATCCAAACTTCTCATGATGAGCGACCTCTCTAGGCTTCCATcagacaccgacagcgagggcaAGTCTccaggatggcgccattggtgggacagagTCACGATGCCTAGCAGCGACGATGATTCCCCACCGCCACTGGACAGCGCGGAGGAATGGGAGGTCGTGGaggagggcggaggaggaaggGTCTAAGGAAGCGATGGCGGCGGCAGCCTAGGCGAAGGCGGACGCGAAAGCGAAGGCCGGGGCCAAGGCACAGCCGGTGAGCACGTCGACGAGGAGGACACAAGTTCCTCCGACGCGTCgaccgacaccgcctcttcggaagaggtgacgagcagtaAGCGCCACCGTGAGGACAATGAGGCAGGGCCATCAAAGAGGTAGTTTAAAATATTATATGTAATTTGATTATATTTTTtcgaagtttttatatgtaatttgtttatgttgaaccgatttgaatattagtaCAGAGTTTTCTTCTATCTATTAAAATAAAAATACAGTGTTTTAAagttttgggggcggcgtttggtggACGCAGCTGGGGCGTGAAGTCTCCCAAACGCAGAAGAAAACACGTCCCGAAATGCTCGATCCGGCGCCGTTCGGGAACGCGGCTGGAGATGTTATTATATAGAGATGGCGGCTGGAGATGTTCTTATATAGAGATGGCTGCATGCCCCTCAACTTCTCGAGAATCTACTTGGAGAATGGAGAGTGATCTCCGTAGATGACCAATATAAATGGATAGATAGTGTGTAGGTCAGTAACAAGATGGCAGAGTTGGTCTGCACTGCTGGCTCCATGGCAGCAAAGCGAAGGAAAACGAATCAAAGATTTCAAACAGGAAACAAAATAAATCCCATTTTGAGATGGCATAAGGCAGTTGAAGTCTTCAAGAGATGTTCAACTCTAAAAGTCACAGCATCATGACGTTCACAACATCACTCTGACTCGAGCCAACAGCCCTTACAACTAACTGGAAGTCTGGAATCTAACAACATTTTTATATGAGATGCGCTCTACCCCGGCACAGGCTATAGGCATCTGTACATTTTCTTTATGTACAAATACAACAGGACACATCACTTATTAATTGAATTATCAGGTCAACTTGAAGATCCAATTTGAGGATACCTAATTTATGCTGCAAGATTCAGTGCAGCTGAGGAGGTCCCACATCTGCTCCGCTTTCACCTCAAAGCATCGAGTCAAGATATGAGTTGTCATACAGGCGGCGGAACTGGAGGAGGCTGCCATATGTTCTATCCCACACGCCGACAAAAAGGGCGTCTGTGTCTGGGCTGAAGGACATCCCAGATATCTCGCCAAAGAAGTCCAGCTCTTGTCTTCTGTTGTAATCGCTCTTGACATCGAAGATGTGGACAAAGTCTGCTGGTTCCGCCATAGACAGGAACTGCCCGTCTGAAGTAAAGCGGATTGATCTAATGGCTCCAAGGTTACCCTTCAATACATGGACGGCTTTTGATAGGTTTCTCGCGTCCCAAATTCGGCATGTCTTGTCTTGGTTCCCAGTAGCAAATGTTCGGCCATCAGGGCTCCAGGCCGATGCAAATGAATAGTCATGATGGCCTTTCATGGAATGAAGAGTCTGCATCCAGAGTAAAAAATATATAGTGTACCCACTTAATTATACAGAGCATATGAGCGATTCAACATGAAGTAGTAATCAGAGTTCGGTTAACATCTGATGTTTTATGCCTGGACTTGTGTATGCTAGTATACCTTTCCTGAATTGGCATCAATAAGTAACCCATCAGGATCGTCCCCCACAATAACAACAAGCTTTCTGTCAGGACTCAGTGATGTATGCTGCATCAACAGAATAACAGTGTAAGGTCAGATTAAAGCAAGTACAATTAGCATTCCATTGATTCCGATGTATGAGTCATAACAAGCTGCTACAGGTGTTCTGCCCCAATTACAAACAATGCTATGTCGAAAAGAAGCCACCCCAAAAATGAGGAAAACAAAGAAGTTTTGATCGGCATCATGGAAGGATGTAAATTGCCACAAATGTAAGAGCATCTCAAGCAGCTGATATATCATGCACGCTATATGCCAAAAAGTAGCAAAAGTTGGAAAGTTTCCTAAAGCAGTAACACCATCTAACCCGCCATCTTTGGATGCCACCCATCCCGGTCTGGACGAAAGCCATAGTTGGTGTGTGCTGAGAGGCCCTTTATCCCCGTTCGGAGTCAACCACCGCATCGAGATGCTCCACTCCGCCAAACAGACGACGGCTCACCTCCGTGCGGCCCATTCGCAAAGGTAGGATCCCACTTTAATGCTCTCCGTTCAAGTACAGCTGGAGGCAGGCTAGGCGGGAGGGGTAGCAGCAGATAGGTGTTCTGATTAGGAGTGGGACGGGCGAGAGGTGGAGGATGAGGAGGTGCCCAGATGTAGACAAGGAGCGGCAGGCAGGAGGATGTGGATAAGGTGCTACTTGCGGTGGATCATGACAGGTGGCCGGGATGGGAGAGTGTAGGTTGCAGTGGGAATGCATCTTGTGCGGGGTACACAGAGCGGAGCACTGTAATACCTAGCCCGTTTTCTATTCCCATTCTCCAATCTGGCCAAACAGATCAATCCAACAAGCAGATCAGACTGACGTTCTCGCCCAGTCTGCCGTGGCGCAGCCATGTCCATCGCTATGTCCATTCGCAAAGGTAGGATCCCACTTTAATGCTCTCCGTTCAAGTACAGCTGGAGGCAGGCTAGGCGGGAGGGGTAGCAGCAGATAGGTGTTCTGATTAGGAGTGGGACGGGCGAGAGGTGGAGGATGAGGAGGTGCCCAGATGTAGACAAGGAGCGGCAGGCAGGAGGATGTGGATAAGGTGCTACTTGCGGTGGATCATGACAGGTGGCCGGGATGGGAGAGTGTAGGTTGCAGTGGGAATGCATCTTGTGCGGGGTACACAGAGCGGAGCACTGTAATACCTAGCCCGTTTTCTATTCCCATTCTCCAATCTGGCCAAACAGATCAATCCAACAAGCAGATCAGACTGACGTTCTCGCCCAGTCTGCCGTGGCGCAGCCATGTCCATCGCTAGGTCTTCCTCGATTCCTCCTCAACGTCCTCACTCGCCCCTCTGCCCTCCTCAATCCCCTCTTTTCTCATCTCCTTGGTGACGCAATCGGTGATCCTACGCCGACACCGGCAAGCCATACTTGCTGCTCCGCCCCTGCCTGGCTGCCGCCACACACCACCGCCACAGCACCCAGTACTGCCCCTTTAGATGCATCTTAGATGTATTGACACAAATTTCGATTTTCCAATTTAGGTAGCAATGCGAAAATAGCACAAGATGCGGTCCTTTTGGTCATTAGCAATGTTCTTTTCTTTGAAGCAATAAGAAATTATTTGTCCACAATGCCCATGTGAGAACCAGTTATATCTCCCGTTTATGTGTGAACCAAAAATATATATCGTAATAACATTGCCTACATGGTATCCATTCTATGACTTGGCCCTTTTTTCATGCACATTTgtactccgatccaaattaattgactccacTTTGTCAAGAAACGAATGTATCTAGTGAATAAATACATCTAGGTACATCTGTATCTAGACAAAGTGGAGTCAAATAatttggatcagagggagtacttCCTTTGGAATTTGCCCCCTCGAgtgttttgttcacgctccgccACTGACGTGTGTGTGCATGAACGCTGCTTGTTTGATTCCAACATGGAATTTTGCATATGTGGTTATTTCCTGAATGGTGCTTGTTCGATAATAGAGTTATAATGTCGTGTTGCTCCTTTCCAATTTACAGTATTGAGTAGACCACTCGCCTGCCACGACATATAAGGGAAAAGTTTGCTTCCAAAAACTACCGTTGTTGATACATTGGTTGTTCGTGTCGTAGAATATAATTTGCTGTGGCTTTCTAAACCTAGATGGAGAAGGAATTAAGACAGGAGGATCAACAAGAACAACAAACAAAAATATCCAGACTAATTGCCACTCCGCACCAGAATATAGTTGAAAATAGACGCAGATATCTGGCAGTTATAAATATATTTGTTAGAAATGTTGTTGTTACAAATATATTATTTAGTATTAAAATATATGAGAGGAAATGGGGTGAAATTTGGATACCCatatggagatgctctaacaccaTACATCACTTCTCAGTTCTCATTATCCACTAGATCAGAAATAAGAAATGCATATTGTTCTCAGCTGTGGCAACAGTTTTATTTTCTTGAACCGAGGTAACACCAATTCAGACACCCCTGTTTTGCTCTTTACATAAAAGAAGTTTTCCTAAATTTACCAGGCTTGCCATCAGCAACGTACCAAAAGTAAGCATATTGGGAGAACTGATGGCACAAAATCATAACCATATGTACCAAAAAGAAATATACATATTGTGTGCTCAAGGTTTCAAACACAAGGAAAAAATTAACAGCAATAACCAAAGTAACTTACATTCACTGGCCAATCAAACTGAAAGTGCTTGCATAGCTGGAATCTCTCCATGTCATAGTCTCGTACACCAGAGTCATTATTTGATGCCATAAAATGAACAGCACCACTGGGAGAAAACACCAGAACTCACATGAACATATACGCAACGAGGCCGCAACTTTAATAACAGGGACATGACATTACCTAGAAGTATTGAATATCTCAACTGCATTAGTAATAGCATTATCATCATACGTTGTTCGACAGCAGAAGCTTATTCCTTCTCGATCAAGGTGCTGCATTCCACATCAAGAGAAGTGCAAGAAAACCAACATTAATTCAATATTGAGAGTCCATAAAAAAATTAAACATGTGAGAGCATGCACAGCAAAATTCATGATGGTCATCAATTATGTGTTTTCAGCCAAAAAATCAGGATGAGAAAAGGATTACACATTTTATACATGCTACTCTTCTGAGGATGCAGTCTCAAGTACTTCGAATAAAccaatatttgacttttctacacCAATATTAGACTCTTTTGGGGGTGCAGGCCCAAGTAATCAGTGAGCATATCAGTCCACCACAACCACCATAAAATTCTCAATCACATGAGCAGTAAGTCCAGATATTAGAATCAATGGTGCACTAGGCAGGGGTTAGGTGAGCATGCAGTAATATAATAATACTGATACACACAGAGATCAGAAATAATAGGAACTTGTCAATCACCGTGCCAAGAGATCACACATACATAATCAACAGTGCACTAGGAGGCAGGAACTACGTGAGCATGCAGTAAAAAATTGATATCGATTAAGCAGACATAAAAAATAATGGGAACTTGTCAATCACAATGCCAAAAGATACCACATCTGCACATGGATATGGATTTGAGTCAATTTGGGCAACCTACCTTGCATATTAGTTCTCCTTGAAATCCACCAGCTACTAGCAGATTGTCCTTGACCGCCAAGGTACTAACTTGAGTCTGAGAAAACCCCTCTAATAGACTTCCAGGGTGCTTCTGTTATAAGAGACCCATAAATATTAATATAAGAGTGACACGGTAAACTTTCAGGGGTGTGAAAAACTGAGACAGATGATAAACTGCAATCATGTATCATACCTCCCTTGGTGCCACATGACCCTGGACATTTATAAGTTCAGTATCCGCACTGCTCAATGCTGACCAGTGAAGTACTGAGAAATGTGACATTAGGTAGACGTCATGCTTGGATGTAGCCCATACTAAATTTCTCAACTGCAGGAATAATTCATGTCAATTGTTTCACGCTATTGACAGTCACAGATCAAAATCGTACAAGAAATAGGAAGAACATCAATTAAGAATCTGAGACCAAATGCAAATGGTTAGATCAAACACAGCAATAGCTTAGTTTACCCATTGATTATAGATCGTATACAGAGAAATATAATCAGGACTTGCAGAGATCCCTCAACAAGTTGAAACCACATGGTAAGAGGTTCCAAAGTAACGAACCAGCCTCGGTCCTTATGTTCAGGACCACCTAACTCTCTTTATAACATAAAGATACATTTCTCACATCAACTTCAGTTATCACAAACTTCAAAAACTAATACAACTAAAAAGCACTGATGCAATTTTCTTCAAACAACAAGTTGGACTATACAATCAAGCATGACATAGTGGACTAAAACAACAATCAAATATGGAGTTACCCTTAACTACTTTGCAACTGATTTGTTCTTTAACTTCAATATAATCAAGTAAATGGTTCATCAAAGATTATGAAAAAAATTGTTAAAATAGAAGTTAGCTAATCACGTAACATATTACACCTGAATCTGATTTCATTAGTGAACAGTACAACATATCTAACAATGCAGCATCTAGAACTTATGCCTATCGGAAAGATACATAAACATTTGCATCTGGTAATTATTCGGCAGTGCATTATATTGTGTGATATGTGTTGTTGGGGAGGGGAGAGGGAGGGGATGAACCCACCTGAAAATGTAGGATGGTTGATTTTACTGATCTAGTATTTTGTCTGAATTCATAATACATTCCGCCTTTCTCCGTCAGTTTGCATTCCTATTTCAAGGCATGTATCAGCTGTTAACAACATCGAGACAGAAAACTTTGCATAAGCTGCTGAACTTTACACAAGACACACCTTGGCTGCTGCTTCTCCAGAATTAGGAATGTTCTCATAGTTTTTGTACTGCTCTAATCTGGTCTGCCTGTATTTTTCACGAGTGATAGCTAGCCTCTCCCATGGTATTCCTTGAATGTCTTTTCCTCTTCTTGCATCCGCTGCCGAAGTATCTGGGATCTTATCATTCTAAATATAGAAAGAAGAACAACCATTTAGAGCACTGcagcttttggtttatgtaattaaAACAATGGTAGATTAGAAATAAGAGAAGCAAAATCACATTTATGGAAAGTCTTATTGGTGAAATTCAAGATTGGTCTATAAACTTAACAAATGAGCAAGAGAAACAACTGCTTTGTTTATCCTATGTCATAACGGAAACAAACCAATAGTGTTTTAGAAATGGAAGACGGAGTACAGTAAACAAAGAAAGCATGGCAAGTAGAAATCATGAGAAGCAGGACCTAATCTTGCAACAGAGCTGTGTAGATGATACTAGTAGTACGACAACGAACGGTAGAAGACAAATGACATTGCGTAACTGTGTAAGGGGACAGGCTTCATAAACCTAGACAACCCTCTAATGAAGACACGAATGTATCAGGCTTCCAAGCGTGAGATTGTTGTCGTTTTCTTCATCACTCTCTAATAAGAGAATGGACAATCAATGCCACAAAACAAGTGATACATATGGTCATATAACTGGTTCGTGCCTGCTCCATGTTGATATCTACTATCTAGCATACGACAAACAGCACGCGGGATACGTAACCGAAACCAAATCATATCAGGAGCATTCCAGTGTGAACATTTCTAATTATGGTAATCAATGGAGTCGATTGTCCTAACTTCTGCTAGCCCAATCAGAACCGCATTAATTCTGTAGACTTAATTCAAACTGGAGTGGCGCGAGAATACAAAAAAAACTGATGGACATACGTACCGATCGCCCGTCTTCGTCCTCCGAGTCGGAGTCCCTTAGTCCTTGCTCCTGCTCCTGGTGCCCGTCCGCCATGGCATCAGCAGGATCATCCATATCAAAATCATCCTCCATTTCGACGTGCTCGTCATGATAGTTGGACATTGATCCTCTCCTGGGAGAGAAGCGTCCCTAACCTGTAAACAGAACACCACAACCACCGTCAGCAATCATGCTAGAACATCTAGACTTCCTGCACCAGTTCACAAGAAGTATTAGCAGTTGATAAACACAACAGCAATTTCTAACAATTTAGATGTTCTTCGCAATTTCTATTAGCGCCGTTTGCATGTCCTGGGTTCTGGGCACTTAGAATTATAGGCAAACATATAaatggaacaaagtcaacacggggtggaattcgcagccataCCGATTACCGAAAGGAGAAAAACGAATCGAACCCAAAGTCAACAGTCATATGATTGGCGGCAGACAAGGCATCCCGGAGAACCAAAAATTCACACCCCCTAATAAATCCTTCTTTTCCCCTCAAATCGGGCACGCCGACACAACCGATTTGCCACCGCCGCCCCGCCCAAACCCTAGAACACGATGCCCCACCCCGCCCGCCTCCAGATCTACCCTAACTCAACAGATCACCCATTTCCGGCCAAGAAAAAATCACAAAAAATCGCGAAAACGACGCAGAAATGGGGGGACGGGACGCACCTGGCCGGCCAGGCGGGGAGGCGAGGCGAATCGGCCGCCGGGGTAGAGCGGAGGGACGGGGGAAAGCCTGCGCCTCAGAGCCGAACGGAGATGGATTCCCCCCGGAGATATAAGAGACGGGGAGAGGCTTTCTCCCTTGCGGCacggattatattatttttaataaTGTTTTCCGTCTATTTTCTCTCCCCTTTTTCGGAATTTATATACGCTGCCTCGCTGATTTTTACTCCTATTTTCGTCTCGTTTCGATAATTTTCTTTCGTTTTTATTACATCACCGTTTGTGTGTTAGTGTAGATGAGGACATGCGTGGAAGAGAAGATGGGATAATATAGACTGGCGGGAAATGACTAGCGTGCCCCCAGAACGGCGCAGGACGTGGACAGCACAGGATGATTGGAGTTGCAGCAGGGGCTAGGCTATGTCTTTTCATCCGAGGCTCGAGTTGTACGATTGCTAGACTGCTAGGGTATGGACGATTCAAAGTATTTTTTTGTAAGTTTTAGTGTGTAGAAATGCTTTGAAACTTTCCAAGAATTTCTTGGTACAATGGTACTATGTTTCATAGATAAATATTATTCAATCAAACTTCTTGGAATGAATACTTTATTTTTTCCGCGAAGTTTTTTCGCGAAGAATCATGTAAGAACAGAAATGTGATGATATTGTGTCCTAGTTTTAGTGATTTATGCGGTTTTTTTTAACCCGACTTTAAAGATGACATGACTTCTACGATATTTTATTTGCTATGTTTCGCAAAATTGTAGCGTGCACCAACATTAAGCCGCTAAGTTCCTATGCACCTTATGTATATGTTGTCATTTTTCACCTAAGACCATCTTGATTGGTCAATTATGGGCTCTTTGATCCACCATGGTTCATACAGTTGTGCAACACTTTTCAAGGGCAACAAAAACAAATTAACCCCCACTTCACACTCTTATTTTTTTATATATTTGCCCCCCTCCTAGTATGCACGCCCATGTACTTCCCATTCCCACTGGTGACTCCCATTCTCCATGTCGAACCCTAGATCGTAGCACTCTCCCTCCATGCTACCTCCCACTTCTCCATATGATTCCCGCTATCCCCATTTCTTCATCCGATCCACGTTGTCTCCATGTAGGAGATGGTACACAAGTTGGAGATGTGCAGACTGTACGCCGGACGGTTCCACCTGATATGTTTAATCCTCATCAGAGTCATGCACCGGTGTTCTCAACTCGTAAATATGGTCTACATCCTCTCTAAAGATCGTGTTTCATCTTTCGCTTCTTTAGttgtcattatctttctttcaaaTT includes the following:
- the LOC127306373 gene encoding uncharacterized WD repeat-containing protein C2A9.03, giving the protein MSNYHDEHVEMEDDFDMDDPADAMADGHQEQEQGLRDSDSEDEDGRSNDKIPDTSAADARRGKDIQGIPWERLAITREKYRQTRLEQYKNYENIPNSGEAAAKECKLTEKGGMYYEFRQNTRSVKSTILHFQLRNLVWATSKHDVYLMSHFSVLHWSALSSADTELINVQGHVAPREKHPGSLLEGFSQTQVSTLAVKDNLLVAGGFQGELICKHLDREGISFCCRTTYDDNAITNAVEIFNTSSGAVHFMASNNDSGVRDYDMERFQLCKHFQFDWPVNHTSLSPDRKLVVIVGDDPDGLLIDANSGKTLHSMKGHHDYSFASAWSPDGRTFATGNQDKTCRIWDARNLSKAVHVLKGNLGAIRSIRFTSDGQFLSMAEPADFVHIFDVKSDYNRRQELDFFGEISGMSFSPDTDALFVGVWDRTYGSLLQFRRLYDNSYLDSML